CACGTCATCACCGTTGCCATAGGAGAAGTATGcaattttcttttcttaattAGTACCCGGGTTACTACCCTGCATTGTAACAGGCAAAAAAAAAGCTACTTGATCCTGTATGTAAAGTATTTTACTTAGATTTTACCCTGTTTCTCTCCCTCGAAAGTAGCTATTTTGTTTTCgagtgtaattttttaaatttggttaCTGGTAAGATATCTTTTGGCTAGTTATCTTATAACTAGAATAGAGTGCTTTGTGTCTTGAAATTACTTTCGAACTTTTCTTGTAGGATATTGCGACAAAATTAATGTCATTTTCACAGCAAGGGCCAAGAGCTGTATGCATTTTATCAGCCAACGGGGCGGTCTCGACGGTAACACTTCATCAGCCTTCATCCTCGGGTGGAACCATTACGTACGAGGTTTGAGCACTCAATAACCTGATTCTTAGTTTCGAATTTAAGCCTAAGTGAATTCAAAAAACACACTTGGATTACATATAATCAAATGTATGTAATTGTCCACTGTTTCATTTCGAAGATCTTATTTTGATGCGTATATTTTGTGTCCATTTCAATTTCCTTAGGGGCGGTTTGAGATACTATGTCTGTCAGGCTCGTACCTTCTAACCAGTGATAATGGCTCACGCAATCGAACTGGTGGTCTTAGTGTTTCCCTTGCTAGTCCTGATGGTCGTGTCATTGGTGGAGGTGTTGGGGGGATGCTTATTGCCGCTAGCCCAGTTCAGGTAACTCGTTGTTTTAGTCTGCTTAAATATGATTACGGATCATCATGAGCATGACGTCAACCTTGATTGGACCAACGTTTTACGTATCTTAATCGAACTATGAACGAACCAGGTGATCATAGGAAGTTTTCTGTGGGGTGGTTCAAAGATGAAGATCAAGAAAGGCGGAGACCAAGACGGTCTAAAGGGCTCTGATAATCAGAATGTTGACGATGTAGTACCCCCACCAGGTGTTTCACCAAGTCAAAATCTGACTCCGACTTCATCGGCAGGTATATGGCCTGGTTCACGATCGATGGATATGCGTAATTCACATGTCGACATTGATCTAATGCGCGGGTAACTCTTTAATAATTTCATGAGAAATGTATATAGTTTGCCGTTCAACGTCGCCTGATCATAATCTGGCAAGTCCCAACAAAGCCGGCCTGATTTTCGACTTGATGATTCCCACTTCATTTACCAATGACAATGGGATTTGTTCTGATATTTGTGGCTTGGTGAAAAGATGGTTGACGGACTTATAGATTTATGCAGATTTAGTGTTTCTACTTTTATTTGCTCTAAATttaattttccatttttattaatttgttttttatttttgttcttggTTTAATTAGCCCTCAATCTTTCTTTTTGATAAATTTGGTACAATTAAATGGAATTGTTAGAAATTATGCTATGCATGTCTTGGTGGTTGCTCATTTTGTTCTTTAATCATGTGGTTAGAATTTTTAATTCCTGAAGCTATCTGTTTGCTCTCCATCGTGAAGCTTGCACCCTTTAAACATCTTCGATGACAATGGAGTATTTTGAGATATGCAAATTAAGTTGAAATGCAACGAGAAAAAGTTGTATGAAATtgtgataaaattaatttttttttttttagcatttttagttggaTTTAAATTTTTTCAGAGTGGATAGAAAGGAAAGGGATAAAAATGATTTTGAATAATAGTTTCATACAATTCTTTCTCGAATGGAAATTGACAATGAGGTTTTATATAAAATTAGTGTTATTGAGATCATCAAAAATATCTTTATCcctataaagaaataaaaagaatagTATAAAGGaaactgagttttttttttatgaagaGATTTCAGCCTCTAATTGTCTCGATTCTCCTCAAGTTTAATCTTAAGCTTTTAGGAATAGAATAAGCCAGTTATGGTGTCAGAAGAcgtcttacactagatcatcaCTTTCAATGGTAAatgccacgccattttgtctcttggtcTCGACAATCACTGACGCAGTAAACTAACAAAATGACTGTGCAACCTTCTTGAAGCATACAAAGCGACCGTTCTTTGCACAAGTTAAAAAAATCACCTTTGACGGGATATGGACAGAAACGTTAACTCCGTAATGAGGAGAAACGATTAATactcgttgagaaggctaagcacgAATTCTAAGCCTCAAGAATAGTTTTTGAGAAATTTCGACAACCTTTTAGCAGATAGGGAGTGTTTACAAAAAAAGATGTGTCAAATTTGTGTCACTCTGTCCCTTATTTATAGTATTAGGAAATTTAGTCTAtttctaattaaattataaaagataattaaagataattaaagataaataaagataaaagctaaaattaaatgtaaataatctttaacaattatcctaatataattaaaatttaaatagtcatatgtttataaaatctcttctttgcacttttgccccgAAGTCTTCCATACTTTGTATTTTCAGCACCATTTCTTTTCTACTTCGCATGCTggcccattttatctttaaattcatGCTTTTTGCCTCTAAATTTCTatttgccttcaatttagtccttacaagataaaaaaccataaatagttcaaattagtaggatcatactcaaaataaatatgtaattaatacataaaatgTCATTCTAGAATATTATCATCTATATAATTTTTTGtcatttataatatatttatttttttgcatgttgatatttttttatgactttctatagtttttatgattttaaatataaaataacatattttgCCATGCGACACAATCATGACGTGCTACATGGTGAAAATAACTCCCCAAATGAATTTCGTTACTATTTAATGATCAAAGGgcttaattgattgaaattttaacatttaagaACTTAAATGAGGGCAAAAAAATGTAGAGGCTTAATTGATCTTTTCTAGAAAAATTCACGGGCTTTAAAGACTCTTTAGCctattttaaatgatattttagttaaattataAGTCAACTTTTGCTACTAGTCATTGCACTATACTTAGGTTGTAGACACAATTATTGTCCTCTAATTCGATTAATTTTAATCattgtattttttgaattttaaaatttcaatcttaaCCCAAATGATAACCATTgtaaacttaaatttttttatttccaaaataTTATGTGACAAACATTTTATCACATGTGTATTGCCATCGGAGGCTAACATGAGGGGTCAGACAATGGCCTTGGCTcccttaaaatgataaaattgtattgAAATCCTTCTAAAAAGTATAACTCACTACAATCataaaattgcactttgcccCCCAAAATTTGGCTTTGCCTTTGAATACCATATCAACTTAttatttccacataaaactcacATAAAAGCGATGCCATTTTACCTAATCATTTAACGATTATTGCAGGGGCAAAGCTAGGAAAAAAATGTAGGGGGCCAAAATTAAATTGGttatatctttatatttttaaaggattaacttaaattttatcatttttaggggggccaaagtgaaattttacctttactaatttaaaatttttaaaaaatttaaagagtcaaaatggtaaaatttccattttaggggggatTGGGGCCCCTGCCAGCCCCCCTAAACCGGATTCTGGGTTACTAGattgaaactcgaaattcaaaaaatatagaaACTAAAAATGATCACATTAGAGAGCATGGACTAAATCCATAATGTACATATAGTACGAGACTAATACTGAGATTTGACTTAACAAATATAATTGCTACTATTTAAAttaggattgaaattttaaaattcgaaaaagTATAACAACTACGGTTGACCAAATTAGAATACAATAATTAAATTTACAATTTACCTATAATACAAACATTAATAACAAAGTGGTccacttttatttatatttagcaATGTTTGATAGTTATTACATCTTTTTGTCAGTTTCACTTGGCTGTTTGCTGTAAGAAGAATTTCAGGCCGAAGGAGCCAAGTTTCCTTCTATATACTTTAGagaattttcaaatttttggAGCCATAAAtgcaaattccccaaatttttaAGGAGGcctttatatatataaaaggaaaattttcaaaaaatttgggATCCTAAGGTAAAATTTCCAAACCTATCTCCTATTATGTTCCTTTGGTGCATGGGGAATAAGAGTAACCAAACGCCAGCCCAAACCAATTTAATTGAAGGCTAAAATATGTCTATAGTCCTTGTACTTTTCTAAAATCAGGAATTTTATCTCTATACTTGTATTTCcaagaatttagtccctatactttttagatttcaaaattcaggtcCAACTAttaatacttttaatttttttgaatttaggTCAATTACAACAtcttttttaattacatgactaccAAGTGAGTagttttttatatttcaaaatgtcacaacaaaaaatttaacaaaaaaaataatattgttaacagttggacttaaattttaaaatctgaaaaataGAGATGCTAAATTCTAGAAATTCAAATATAGGGccaaaattattaattttcaaaaagtGTAGGGACTATAGAAAAATTTTTAACCTTAATTGAATTAAGCAAAAGCATGTAAGGACAGGTAGATGCCTCTCATATTAAaatccaaaaaagaaaaaaagaatctAACTAGCAATTTTGGCTAATATAAAGTCAGATTCTAATCTATCTTATTAACTGAATGGTTTAAATTCAGATTTTCATCCACTTTAGTTtacaaaaatcaacaaattaGTCCCTCAACTTTAGTTTTTCAAAACTTAATATCGTAATTTACGAAAAATGACGAGTTAGTCGAATTGGGTAACCATGTTAAACATTCTTATTAAATTTCTAACTTGAAAACCAACTGTTCAACTATTTATATGCAAGAAATTAACAAAAATCAATAGTTCAATAATTTATATGCaataaattaacaaaaataagCGGTTCAAGTTCACGTGTTTACTAACAACTTGACTAATTTATCAGTTATTATAATGTGCGAAGACCAAGTTTTGACAAATTGAAGGGATTAActtcttaatttttataaaatagaagaatgaaattcaaaattaaaccaaATGAGGTTCTAGTTGGTGATAGAGGTGTCCATGGGCCGGGCCCAACCAAATTTTTGGGCCCGTTTGCTAGTGTTGGGCCCGACCCAGcctgaaaaatgggcctaaattttttCCCAAGCTCGGAccgaataaaaatgctaaaacccgAGCCTGGTTCGGtcgtattaattttttttatatttttaaaaatgtataatacatcaaaaatactaaaaatattacaataaatgtttctcaacaaattaaaaaaaaaacatgtatacttaaataacactaaaagaagtagaatttaacaagtaaatgcctctaaaatagtagcaaaattaacaagagttaaacaataacaacaaaatagtagcaacataatagtgaaattgcAGTAAAATagtgagaaaacaacaagaaaataatagcAAAACGGTAAAAAATAGCTACAACAAAAAAACAACagtgctttttttttttgttgcaaATTCGGGCAGGGCTCGACCTAAAAAAGTTTTACCTGAGGCCTGACCCGTTTTCAAAGCGGGCATTATTTTTTTGCTCAAGTCCATTTTTAAGGTATATATTTTTACCAAGATCCTCTCACTTTTCAAGCAGACCTTCGAGCTGAACCAAATGACCTCGACCCATAAAGAGATCTAATTgatgagaatcataaaataatttctcctaaTTCACttgcttaaaattttaaaaaaattccaaaCTTAACATAGAAACAAGAA
This window of the Gossypium arboreum isolate Shixiya-1 chromosome 12, ASM2569848v2, whole genome shotgun sequence genome carries:
- the LOC108476581 gene encoding AT-hook motif nuclear-localized protein 9 — its product is MDRRDAMALTGSASYYIQQRGITGSGVHGSQDIHMLSSPNVQYQSSMSATTMGPVESSTPHSVNVGTPSAVPSSETTKRKRGRPRKYGPDGTVSLALTPPSVTNPGTLTPPSQKRGRGRPPGTGKKQQLASLGVWLSGSAGMGFTPHVITVAIGEDIATKLMSFSQQGPRAVCILSANGAVSTVTLHQPSSSGGTITYEGRFEILCLSGSYLLTSDNGSRNRTGGLSVSLASPDGRVIGGGVGGMLIAASPVQVIIGSFLWGGSKMKIKKGGDQDGLKGSDNQNVDDVVPPPGVSPSQNLTPTSSAGIWPGSRSMDMRNSHVDIDLMRG